Genomic DNA from Pungitius pungitius chromosome 12, fPunPun2.1, whole genome shotgun sequence:
TTCACACACGTGCTCTCCTCATCACTCTGATGCCACTAAAGAAGAACAACAGCAGGTCTTGATGCCACACTCAAACTCTTAAGGTGCAGTGGGGCCGCCCAGAAGTCACGTGGTCCGCAGGTTATCCTGTATGGTCCTTGATCGCAGCTTTGCTCACTCTTCAGAGAGATCAGGTTACATGCTGTGAACTTAAAACAAGGTTGGCTTGATGTACAAGTTGGATAACTCTGACTGGCCTCTCATCTCACCTTCATATAGAGCTCCAATAAATGCTGCGCTTTCACTGAGGGCCTATGGGATTTTTCCatcaaattgtttttcttaGTTTTTAACAAGAACTAcgtcaaatatatttttctgtggGCAATTTTTTAACATCTACAATGGGAAAAGTGCATTTAAAGTGAGTGCATTTTGTACACATTAAGAACACACGCTTTCAAAAGTCAAGTTTGATTTTCCTTTAGAGGTATAAGTGTAGcactttttcagttttcataAATATTCGTTCAGTGTAATCCACAGATGACAACACTTAAAATGgtcatttcagtgttttaattgcATTCTGCaatttttcaaattcatattctGTTGCTTTGGTAGAAAATAATTCATGCGGCATCGGTGATTTCAAAAGTGCAAAACAGTTCCAGAAATCACTTCACAGATCAATGAGCGAGCATGCCAAAAGGATCAGAGCCTCTCAAGTAAATGGAAACAGTTTATGGGTAATCGTGCAAAATTTCAATATTCAGAGAATATTTACCAAACTAGACGATTCCAGAATACCTACATGACCATCACgtccataaatatatatattacactgcCAGGCGtggaaagaaatgcacaatCATGCAGTTCAACAGTTTTTAAAAGAATTCACTTACAAACATTTCAACTTTACcaaaaagtggagaaaaaaaaaagtttaaccaAAAAAATGAGGTAACAGCTTGTAAACATTATCATCACTTTGTTCAAATTGGCAACATTATATTCACTCAAAACATTCAACAGGCCCATTTGTAAACAATTCCCGCTTTTTCGTTTTACGCACACACTTTACGCATGAACATTGGTCGCTGGCCGctgtagccttttttttttagaaggagAAGTCTTTGCATATATTCCCTCACTAGGACAACATGGAGGGCGTCTTCGAGAAATACATGCAGATGCAGATCCTGCACCGGAACTCCGCTCCAGTCCTCCGCAGTGCCAACTCTCCATGCTCTAGCTGAGTCCGATCATGACCGTCTCCACGTCTTTGGAGGGTCTCCGGTCCTTCACCAGGAAGTTAATCATGCTCTCCGATTTGATCATCAGGTTGCACCCCAGGAAGAAAATACCAAACACGACGGTGagtgacaacacacacagcaccgcGATTTGAACCACACGCATGACGAAGAGTTTGCGCTCGTCTTGAACCAGCACCAAAGACCCTCCACCGTCGCCGGTCACCATGAGGTCGGTGCCGTTGCCGGAGTATGTCGCCAGAGTCCCGGCGAGAGCCTGGCTGCCGTTGAAGAGCACGCCCTGTGTCACATTGAAGAAGGAGACGTTCATGTTTCCTTGAGGCTTAATTAATTATCAGCAAACAAACACGCGACTCACATGAAAGAGTCTCGCATTAAAACCTGCGCCCCCAATAAAAACTTTGCGTAATGTGAAAAATAACAGCAAGAAGCCGCCAAATGATacgcttttttc
This window encodes:
- the rprml gene encoding reprimo-like protein; translation: MNVSFFNVTQGVLFNGSQALAGTLATYSGNGTDLMVTGDGGGSLVLVQDERKLFVMRVVQIAVLCVLSLTVVFGIFFLGCNLMIKSESMINFLVKDRRPSKDVETVMIGLS